The following are from one region of the Merismopedia glauca CCAP 1448/3 genome:
- a CDS encoding DUF2235 domain-containing protein, which yields MKRLIVCCDGTWQKLTNEYPTNVVKITQAIKSFGNDGNPQLLYYSEGVGTGDLVDKLGGGAFGWGLDNVIQNAYRFLCLNYDLGDEIYLFGFSRGSYTVRSLAGLIYNVGLLKRQYIRETPAAYDFYRDRSDDTKPNSIKAKNFRTKYSQEVNITFLGCWDTVGSLGIPDQIPFFPIDNLVNRKYQFHDTQINRRIQHARHAVAIDERRKVFYVTPMHKSDGAEQQDLKQVWFPGEHGCVGGGTEKHRQLSDAALEWMMEEAAEQGLSFQRDTIEGGIVCDPTTPFDNSPTGIFAGLGVRVRKLSDDRIYSHPDPSLDPEKLEYVYATFDDLHESTKKRWCLIKTYRPEGLKVFETRLNDLC from the coding sequence ATGAAACGCCTGATCGTATGTTGTGATGGAACTTGGCAAAAGTTAACCAACGAATATCCTACAAATGTTGTAAAAATTACCCAGGCAATAAAATCATTTGGTAACGATGGAAACCCTCAACTTCTTTACTATAGTGAAGGTGTAGGTACTGGCGACCTTGTAGACAAACTTGGTGGTGGAGCCTTTGGTTGGGGACTCGATAATGTGATTCAAAATGCTTATCGATTTCTATGTTTAAATTACGATCTTGGCGATGAAATTTACTTGTTTGGTTTTAGTCGCGGATCGTATACTGTTCGTAGCCTAGCTGGTTTAATCTACAATGTGGGGCTTCTTAAGCGTCAGTACATTCGTGAAACGCCAGCAGCTTATGATTTTTATAGAGACCGTTCAGACGATACTAAGCCAAACAGTATCAAAGCCAAAAATTTTCGCACTAAATATAGCCAAGAAGTCAATATTACCTTCTTAGGTTGCTGGGATACTGTAGGTTCTCTTGGTATTCCCGATCAAATTCCTTTTTTTCCCATAGACAACTTGGTTAATCGAAAATACCAATTTCACGATACCCAAATTAATCGTCGCATCCAACACGCACGGCACGCGGTAGCTATTGATGAAAGGCGTAAAGTATTTTATGTAACTCCAATGCATAAGAGTGATGGTGCAGAGCAACAAGATCTCAAACAAGTTTGGTTCCCAGGTGAACATGGCTGTGTAGGAGGAGGAACTGAGAAACATCGTCAACTTTCAGATGCTGCATTGGAATGGATGATGGAGGAAGCGGCAGAACAAGGATTAAGCTTCCAGCGCGATACAATTGAGGGTGGCATTGTATGCGATCCTACAACTCCTTTTGATAATTCTCCAACAGGTATATTTGCAGGGCTGGGAGTAAGAGTCCGTAAACTCAGCGACGATCGCATATATTCACATCCCGATCCGAGTTTAGATCCTGAAAAATTGGAATACGTGTACGCCACTTTCGATGATTTGCATGAGAGTACGAAAAAGCGTTGGTGTTTAATAAAGACATATCGTCCAGAAGGTCTTAAAGTATTTGAGACAAGGCTGAACGACTTGTGTTAG
- the gloA gene encoding lactoylglutathione lyase, producing the protein MRILHTMLRVGNLEESIDFYCNVLGMKLLRKKDYPDGEFTLAFLGYGDESSHTVIELTHNWGVEQYDLGNAYGHIALGVDDIYATCAQIKELGGKITREPGPMKHGSTVIAFVEDPTGYKIELIQVKAA; encoded by the coding sequence ATGCGAATCTTACACACGATGTTACGAGTTGGCAACCTAGAAGAATCAATAGATTTCTACTGCAACGTTCTAGGGATGAAGTTATTACGGAAAAAAGATTATCCTGATGGTGAGTTTACCCTGGCTTTTTTAGGCTATGGAGATGAGTCCAGTCACACTGTAATTGAATTGACTCACAATTGGGGTGTAGAACAGTACGACTTAGGTAACGCCTACGGTCATATTGCCCTAGGAGTAGATGATATTTATGCTACTTGTGCCCAAATTAAGGAACTGGGCGGCAAAATCACCCGCGAACCTGGTCCGATGAAACATGGCTCGACAGTAATCGCCTTTGTGGAAGATCCTACAGGTTATAAGATTGAGTTAATTCAGGTAAAAGCAGCATAA